In a single window of the Dreissena polymorpha isolate Duluth1 chromosome 3, UMN_Dpol_1.0, whole genome shotgun sequence genome:
- the LOC127874895 gene encoding toll-like receptor 2 has product MSKEFDFFHEDTIEYISDGYNSYDFIADADENMMPSLNDVGQTLVLETQYMNHICAFKRLLKFDEGRSYSRSIYHMELLTGNTMFMELREYNLSYNYINVLQDQHLKWSMKFPKLELLDLSHNKISKLDMFQKPLHNRLDQLTTINLQYNNITTFTVEDLDIFKDMPMLLIDIRNNLISYREFLRYIKEGRHVSISNLTDYSYIGRLKCDNPSKLLGRDLMTLTEEEVCVPEVEYFVGPAIALSVSVIISSIILIVILKYRQEITIILFTRFNIIVSCMTRANFDSTKKYDAFVSYSSNEEEHVEKLFEDLELTTDDKPNAIKFKFCLHHRDFVPGKTIFDNVSKGVESSRHTIILLSNHFLKSQYCLYEFQEAFRQSIMENKHHLIIVMMEDIPEDSLPRDLKRCINTFTYIRRDDYLFTERRI; this is encoded by the coding sequence ATGAGCAAAGAGTTCGACTTCTTTCACGAAGACACAATCGAATATATCTCAGACGGATACAACTCATACGATTTCATAGCAGACGCTGACGAAAACATGATGCCGTCGCTTAACGATGTAGGTCAGACTTTAGTGCTGGAAACTCAATATATGAACCACATTTGCGCCTTCAAAAGACTGCTTAAGTTTGACGAAGGACGGAGTTACAGCCGCTCCATCTACCATATGGAATTGCTTACGGGTAATACGATGTTTATGGAACTCCGAGAGTATAACTTATCATACAACTATATCAATGTTCTTCAAGATCAACACCTGAAGTGGTCTATGAAATTTCCAAAATTGGAACTCCTCGACCTCTCTCATAACAAGATCTCAAAGTTGGACATGTTTCAGAAACCTTTGCATAATAGGCTTGATCAGCTGACAACGATAAATCTGCAATACAATAACATCACGACATTTACCGTGGAGGATCTCGACATATTCAAGGATATGCCAATGTTGCTAATTGATATCAGGAATAACCTGATAAGCTACAGAGAGTTCCTCAGATACATCAAAGAGGGGCGCCATGTTAGCATATCCAACCTGACGGACTATTCTTATATCGGTCGACTCAAGTGCGATAACCCTTCCAAATTGCTGGGCCGAGATTTAATGACCTTGACTGAGGAAGAGGTATGTGTACCGGAAGTGGAATACTTTGTTGGTCCTGCGATCGCGCTCAGCGTTTCTGTTATTATCAGCAGCATTATTCTGATTGTGATTTTGAAATACCGGCAAGAGATCACTATCATATTGTTCACGAGGTTTAACATTATTGTGTCATGTATGACAAGAGCAAATTTCGACTCCACCAAGAAATATGACGCCTTTGTCAGCTACAGCAGCAATGAGGAAGAACATGTGGAGAAACTTTTTGAAGATCTTGAATTAACTACGGACGATAAACCCAAcgcaattaaatttaaattttgtcTGCATCACAGAGACTTTGTGCCAGGGAAAACAATTTTTGACAATGTTTCTAAAGGTGTCGAATCCAGCCGACACacaattatattactttcaaaccACTTTCTGAAAAGTCAATATTGTCTATATGAATTTCAAGAAGCATTTAGGCAAAGCATCATGGAAAATAAGCACCATCTTATAATTGTCATGATGGAGGACATACCGGAAGACAGCCTCCCTCGAGATCTTAAAAGGTGCATAAATACTTTTACCTACATCAGACGTGATGATTACTTATTTACAGAAAGGCGTATTTAA